The stretch of DNA GTTCTTTTGGTTGCTCtcctttttgattttttcggGGTTGCTTTTGGACCTTGGTTGACTGAGCGTCTTTGATTAATTTCTGTCGGGGGTCGCTTTGGTTGAGTGAGTCTCTTGgttcttttgttcttttgtACTGGTGTGCTGGGTACTGGGTGCTTGATCCCTTTGGTTGTACATTGTAGTGGCTTTTTGTGCCTTTACATGGGCGTTCCGCCTATGCTTCTGCAGACTTTTGCGCTGTGCAAAGTTAGTAGATCAAAGTCCGTCTGAGCACATTTTGAACGTCTTTCAACGGGTTCAAGCACCCAGCCACAATCACCGAGAATTATTGGACAATGAACGTTGAAGAGTAAAATGAACACCCTCAAAATGCCCTCCGACTCCCCCTCTCTCTCTGCTCGGTTCTCCATCAACTTAAGCAAAGTCAATAAATTAAACCCCAGACCGCTTCGCTTTTCTGTGATCTTCAATCCAACTTGCATTATCTACCCACAGCTGGGACCTTCCGTCCCCCCATCTTCAACCCACTCCCCCATCATCCATTTACCTCCGCCTCGCCCGCTCACGAATACGAACCCCCGAGCGCCCGAGCCTGGCCCCACACACACCCACACCTCCAAATCGGTTCGATGGCGTAGTTGGTCATCGCATCTGTCTAACACACAGAAGGTCCTCAGTTCGAGCCTGGGTCGAATCactttttgatttcttttaGCCCTTTTACGGGGTTCTGTGGTCGGTTGGTAACCTTTGACTGGCCGTTTGGACACTCGTCTTTCGAGTCTCGGGGGACTGGATTAACATTCTTTCGTCTTTTGGCTATTGGGGTTTTTgactctttgtttctttgtgTTTTGATAGCTTGGACTTGTTGCTTTTCACTCTAGCCAGGGCTGATCATTTCTCGAATTTCTCTTTCGCTTCTCAAGATCTCAATGCTCATACGcgcctttcttttctccatAATCCAAAATAGCGCTTACTGAGCGCCCGGGTGAAATCTTAAATCGACTCCCCAAGTTGCCAACTCTCCCGAGTCCTACATATCTTTGCCAATCGTTACGATTCGACGGTCCTAACAGAGACAAGAACACAATTCCGCCTTTTAATTCCATCAAAGGGGCAGACGAAACGCATGCCAGTGTCCTCCgaattaaaaaaaattgtatCGATCGGACGCTCAATTGAAAAGTACGAAAATAGGTTGTTTGTACATACATTAGCCTCTTGACAGAAAACACTGAAAGAAAACACTGACAGTAATATGGGTACCAGTACTATTTCTCGCACAAGGAAGTTCACCAGGACCGGCAGTAgcgaaacaaagaaagaaaagaatcgAAAAGGCTAAAAAGTGATTCGACCCAGGCTCGAACTGAGGACCTTCTGTGTGTTAGACAGATGCGATAACCAACTACGCCATCGAACCGATGGAGTTATGTTATCTGATTACCTCCAGATCATAACCACCTCAAGCAGCTCACTCCTCAGATCAGGAGCATCAGAATCGACGTCAACGCTGACGCCCATGCACAGCGATCGTTCACACAAGACTGCGCAACTATATCAGTAATGTTATCGCTGAAAGCATGGTTCCGCAGGCCggaatgaatgaatgttTTTGGGTATTTCAGATAATAAGATTATATATACATAATGACTTTTTAGCTGCGTATGTATCACCTGGGTGCGGGGGGGGAAGTGAAGAGAGAGGGAGTGTGTAGGAAAAACGACGTTCAGCAAACGAAactgaaaaaagagaaagaaaaatctaCCTAAGTGACTAGCTAATAATTAAAAAATACAGATGTGAACGTGTAAAGCGTAAAGCGTCGTACGTGCAAAgagggaggtggtggagggagGGGGAAGGAAATATTACCCAGGTCCTTGATACATAATAGTATGCCGAGAAACGAATATAAAAAGTCATCACAGAACGGACTGcaacgccaaaaaaaaaatgcaagaCCAACACTAACACCAATCACGATAAAAGCAAATGATTTAGGGAACGAGGAAGCATTAACTGTCCACCGTTCACCACCTGCCTCACCGATCGCCCACAAAGTAGATCACAGTATAGATGATGCTGACACCCATAACGAGCATCAGCCCAAACACCGCCGCGACGTACATCATGATCTCCTTCGACGACATCTCCCTGTTCTCGAGCTTGTCGACATATGCGTTGCTCGGTGAGACGCCGTTGCGGATGTCTTCTGCAcgcttcttcttcacaaGCTGTGCTTCGAGGGCCTGCTCGCGCATGATGAGGGCAGTACGTGCGTCGGTGGGCTCGAGGCTCTGCTTGCCGGTCTCGGGGCTGAAGTGTACGAAGGAGGGATAGTTGTGTTCGCACCACGTCTCAATCTGCAGAAAGAATTGGTTCGATGAGATGGCCTAAAAGAATGCCCTAGACACAGGAGACAACATACCTTGCAGCATGCAATGGAAATTTTGATAAAGTTGGGGTCGGAAGGGACAGCCTTGGCATGAATCTTGCGCGCAAACTCGCGGAAGATGAGGCCGACTTCTCTAGGATTCGTTGAACGCATGATAAGCTACATTCGGAAGTGAGTTTATAGAAAGATGAACAAACAACCTGCTAAACGTACCTTGGCAGCTTCAGCCTTACGAATCTTGATATTCCGCTGGAACATCTCCTTGTTCATGAAACACAGCTCAAGGGTCGCAATAGCCATTGTCGCGGGGATCGCACAGAAATTGAACACACTCTGGTTCTTCAACAGACGGAGGTAATCCAGTGCGTCCGTCGTATGCCTCAGTGCATCCAGAACCATACCGCTCTGCGCCCACATTGCCCGCTTCACCGTGTCCGGGTCCGTCGCAGACATTTGGTGCATCTCCGTGAACCCGTACTCCTTTCGTCCCCAAATTTCCCGTGGCCAGAAGTACCGCTGCTCGTCACAGTCTTCCCGGTAGTCACGAATGATGTTGGTTTTCTGCAAAAGCAAGCCCATCGAGTTGCTGAGCTCAAGCTGGTCGCCAAGGAAAGCACCCTCCTTCCCGGACGCAGAGAAAATCCGTGAGAGGCCTTCACCGACAAGACCAGCAACGTAGTGGCAATACAGGTCATATTCAGCGACAGTTTCCAAGTAAATGGAACCTGTCGTCGCAGCTTTATGGGCGTAATCCGCCATTCCAGTCTCCATCTTCAGTGCAATATCGATAATTATGCTTTTATAGCTGCAAAAGGAGTCAGTAATCGATCGGGCGGTGAGCTGTTGTAGAGATAGTACATACTCGGGGTTGAGGCGGTTCACCTCCTCGACAACTGTGTCGTATTCGACCAGTAGCTGTCTGTCTTTTTCGTTGGGGCCTGAGCCTTCGAATTTCCATCCAGGAGTTACAGTGTGTACGTGGAATGCCCTCAGGAGAGGTTGTTTAACATCATCAGGGATCGTCATGTCATCTTCAATCGTGTCGAGACCGCGAAGAACGAGATAGAATAAAGCTATCTGTTGCGAAAGTATTGTAAGTAATGGTAAATGAATTTGAGTCTCAAAAAGGTAAAAGCTCCCCGAACACGAAGCCTCGTAATTTCCCAAAAAAAGGCTTGCGTGTACCCTATTCCGTCTTCTGAATTTGGTTTTTCAGCTAACGCAATAGTGGCTCGATGGCCCGAGGAATCGCCACACATCATACATCCTTCGTGTATAAAAGGCGCTAGAAAAGCTTGTATCCTTCTCTACCTCCCgcgaagaggagaaaaagtCTAAGAGACGCGTCACTCACCGTTCTCGCCAGATCTCCCTCCAGCTCTTTGATTACAGCGGCAAAACTTCTGCTCGTCATGTCGAGGAACTCCCAGCATCTTCTCATGGAGTCCCTATCCCATCCCGACGTCGGGTGCTCCTTAATAGCAGCAATGTCACGCTTTTGCTCATGGTAGAGATAGAACTGGATGAGCGTCCTGAACTCCAGGGGGTGTGTAAGGAGAAGAGCAATCCAGTTCGCCGCGCCCATTGTGCTATGAGATAGTGGTGGAGGAAAGGGAAATGAGGTTAGTTAAAAAGCCCGCGAGCGTGTAAAGTGGAAACTTTATAAAATTCACTCGTACGATATTTTTTGTCACCCCACATTCGCTGGCGGGATTACTTAAAATAAAACTTCCGCTTTTGGACATGAGAGAATGATCGGCTTACATACGTTCTTTCTTCCGGACGGCCACCATGGATGCCCCTTTGTCGCCACCATTGCGCATTCACCCCATATCAGAGACTCCTTTGACAACGAGGACGGCGCAGAAAACTACAGAGGCCTTTCTTCGCGACTTTCAAGCGCGCAGCACATCAGCCCAGGGTGGAAACACAGCTGTAACCGTACAACTCCAAAAATTGGCAAATGCACTGAAGGAGGAGcggaagaaaagcaaaaaggatGCGTAACTTTTTTCAAGGTAGGATATATCTAGGGCTCCCTTGTAAGTCTGATTTTCTCCCATTTATGTTGTTACTGATCAACTTCAACATGCTAGTGTACTACCAATCTTTAATCAATCATCCACTCACGGAAACGAATGATTCTCAAACCCAGTATATTTCTGGCGACATATCTGACTGATGTCAATTCTCGAAGATCAACTTGCGGTTTCATAACCGCTATCGACTAGTTGAGGTGCCTTGTAATCAATCCCAAACCACGATGTATTCGACGACCTTAAAAGATGAAAGTCTGATGATTTCAATCATATTTGTTGCAAACTATGCGGCAGTCAGGAGGCTTCTACAAACGTTAAATTTGTACTCCTGGCATCTCCATGATCCTCCGTATCCTTCAAGAGCGTACCTGGAAACTTTGTTCTTTTCAAAACAGGCTTATTTTAGCACACCTAACAACCTTGGACGTTTGTTTCTCTGCTTTGGCTTGGGGAAAGTTCATTGGCGATATAGCGACCCTAGATGTACCAACTATGAGCAGCGTCCTATACATGCATTGCGCATGCTGCGCTCTCCATACTCCTGGAAGCTCGCGGTCCAGGTGTGCATACTTGTCACCAAGTTGAGTCGGCACATCAGCTGCTGCAAAGATATCTGTGTTGAGGAGATCAATACAAGCCAAACCCAAGGACGTCAAAACAATAACCACGACAACAATGGTTGCAAAACTTTCAGTCTCTGTGCACGTACTGCGAACATATCAGCGCAGTGCACGATACTTCTTATGTCTAGGTGTCTTCCATGCCCCAGCTGTCGTTTGTGTCCATCTTTGTGTC from Psilocybe cubensis strain MGC-MH-2018 chromosome 7, whole genome shotgun sequence encodes:
- a CDS encoding Squalene synthase, with the translated sequence MGAANWIALLLTHPLEFRTLIQFYLYHEQKRDIAAIKEHPTSGWDRDSMRRCWEFLDMTSRSFAAVIKELEGDLARTIALFYLVLRGLDTIEDDMTIPDDVKQPLLRAFHVHTVTPGWKFEGSGPNEKDRQLLVEYDTVVEEVNRLNPDYKSIIIDIALKMETGMADYAHKAATTGSIYLETVAEYDLYCHYVAGLVGEGLSRIFSASGKEGAFLGDQLELSNSMGLLLQKTNIIRDYREDCDEQRYFWPREIWGRKEYGFTEMHQMSATDPDTVKRAMWAQSGMVLDALRHTTDALDYLRLLKNQSVFNFCAIPATMAIATLELCFMNKEMFQRNIKIRKAEAAKLIMRSTNPREVGLIFREFARKIHAKAVPSDPNFIKISIACCKIETWCEHNYPSFVHFSPETGKQSLEPTDARTALIMREQALEAQLVKKKRAEDIRNGVSPSNAYVDKLENREMSSKEIMMYVAAVFGLMLVMGVSIIYTVIYFVGDR